From Hirundo rustica isolate bHirRus1 chromosome 1, bHirRus1.pri.v3, whole genome shotgun sequence, a single genomic window includes:
- the NEUROD6 gene encoding neurogenic differentiation factor 6: MLTLPFDESVVMPESQMCRKFPRESDDQKQMKNPESFSKQIILRGKNIKRSPGEDTEKEEEEEEREDEDENGLPKRRGLRKKKTSKIRMERIKFRRQEANARERNRMHGLNDALDNLRKVVPCYSKTQKLSKIETLRLAKNYIWALSEILRIGKRPDLLTFVQNLCKGLSQPTTNLVAGCLQLNARSFLMGQAGEGAHHTRTPYSTFYPPYHSPELGTPTGHGTLDNSKSMKPYNYCSAYESFYESTSPECASPQFEGPLSPPPINYNGIFSLKQEESLDYGKNYNYGMHYCAVPPRGGPLGQSSMFRLPTESHFPYDLHLRNQSLTIQDELNAVFHN; this comes from the coding sequence ATGTTAACACTACCATTTGATGAGTCTGTTGTAATGCCAGAATCCCAGATGTGTAGAAAGTTTCCCAGAGAAAGTGATGACCAAAAGCAAATGAAGAACCCAGAAAGCTTTTCAAAGCAGATCATCCTCCGAGGAAAGAATATTAAAAGATCTCCTGgagaagacacagaaaaagaagaggaagaggaagagagagaagatgaGGATGAGAATGGCTTGCCAAAGCGAAGAggtcttagaaaaaaaaagacaagcaaGATAAGGATGGAAAGGATTAAATTCAGACGTCAAGAAGCCAATGCTCGAGAGAGGAACCGTATGCACGGCCTTAACGATGCTCTGGACAATTTAAGGAAAGTGGTCCCTTGTTATTCTAAAACACAAAAACTGTCCAAAATAGAAACTTTAAGACTGGCCAAGAACTATATTTGGGCTCTTTCTGAAATACTTCGAATTGGCAAGAGACCTGACCTGCTCACCTTTGTCCAAAACTTGTGCAAGGGTCTGTCTCAGCCAACTACAAACTTGGTGGCAGGATGCCTGCAGCTGAATGCCAGAAGTTTCCTAATGGGCCAGGCAGGTGAAGGTGCCCATCATACTCGCACACCCTACTCCACGTTCTATCCTCCCTACCACAGCCCGGAGCTTGGCACCCCCACAGGGCATGGGACTCTTGACAACTCTAAGTCAATGAAACCATACAATTACTGCAGTGCTTACGAGTCCTTCTATGAAAGCACTTCCCCTGAGTGTGCCAGCCCACAGTTTGAAGGTCCCTTAAGTCCTCCCCCAATTAACTATAATGGGatattttccctgaagcaaGAGGAAAGCTTGGACTATGGCAAAAATTACAATTACGGCATGCATTACTGTGCAGTGCCACCCAGGGGTGGTCCCCTTGGGCAGAGCTCGATGTTCAGGTTGCCTACAGAGAGCCACTTCCCTTATGACTTACATCTGCGCAACCAGTCTCTCACCATACAGGATGAATTGAATGCAGTTTTTCATAATTaa